A single region of the Bradysia coprophila strain Holo2 unplaced genomic scaffold, BU_Bcop_v1 contig_235, whole genome shotgun sequence genome encodes:
- the LOC119077396 gene encoding myo-inositol 2-dehydrogenase-like, whose product MATLKYKEPSPYKKPSGQRAPNEDYLYKMHEEDLALKCDLETNSVLNVAIFGVGRAGTIHLRNIVENPRCKLLYVVDDMESKWSKIRKHFRLDGVTFLTSKQAETVYRDAKVHAVVVASPTFTHEAIVIDALNAKKAVFCEKPIAETRANAEKCFEVAKKVGQPLLTAFNRRFDPSYVAVRDRVRNGEIGHVHTVKIVSRDSPLPTLDYLKTSGGIFHDCMVHDIDVMIWTLGEYPTSVAVQATANFPEIKAIDDFDTVAATLKFASGTLGMISLSRYACYGYDMRFEAFGPKGMVRAENEQPIHCVETQYEHNGPNAAPIWYSFASRFKNAYSQEMNHFFDIVLGKCESSIVTPKGVLAVSKIASACEESARTNKMVELQWSADELSEIY is encoded by the exons ATGGCAACGTTGAAATACAAAGAACCTTCACCCTACAAAAAACCATCAGGACAACGAGCACCGAACGAGGACTACctctacaaaat GCATGAAGAAGATTTAGCATTGAAGTGCGACCTTGAAACCAATTCTGTCCTCAATGTGGCTATATTCGGGGTTGGCCGGGCCGGAACGATTCACTTGAGAAATATCGTCGAAAATCCCAGATGTAAATTGCTGTATGTCGTCGACGATATGGAATCGAAATGGTCGAAAATAAGGAAACATTTCCGATTAGATGGCGTCACATTCCTTACCAGTAAGCAAGCGGAAACCGTTTATCGCGATGCAAA AGTTCATGCCGTAGTTGTCGCATCACCCACTTTCACGCACGAAGCAATCGTCATAGATGCACTGAACGCTAAAAAAGCTGTGTTTTGCGAGAAGCCCATAGCGGAAACGCGTGCGAATgccgaaaaatgttttgaggtggcaaaaaaagtcgGTCAGCCACTGCTTACAGCTTTCAATCGACGCTTTGACCCGAGCTACGTGGCAGTAAGAGATCGAGTGCGTAACGGTGAAATTGGCCATGTTCATACCGTGAAGATTGTTTCGCGCGATTCACCGTTGCCAACACTTGATTATTTGAAGACATCCGGTGGAATTTTCCACGATTGTATGGTGCATGATATCGATGTGATGATTTGGACATTGGGCGAATATCCGACAAGT GTCGCCGTTCAAGCAACAGCCAATTTTCCAGAGATTAAAGCAATCGATGATTTTGATACAGTTGCGGCCACACTGAAATTCGCATCCGGTACCTTGGGAATGATCAGTTTATCGCGGTATGCCTGTTACGGCTATGACATGCGTTTCGAAGCTTTCGGTCCGAAAGGAATGGTGCGCGCAGAGAATGAGCAACCCATTCATTGCGTTGAAACTCAGTACGAACATAATGGACCGAATGCTGCACCAATATG GTACTCATTTGCAAGTCGCTTCAAAAATGCATACTCGCAAGAAATGAATCACTTCTTTGACATCGTTCTTGGCAAATGTGAGTCATCCATTGTTACGCCAAAAGGTGTCCTGGCAGTGAGCAAAATAGCTTCCGCTTGTGAAGAATCTGCTCGTACCAATAAAATGGTCGAATTGCAGTGGTCTGCTGATGAACTTTccgaaatttattga